The nucleotide window aggaaaaaaagaaaaaatttacaattagtttgaataaaaacactgttttatgagAGAAAATACACTACAAGAGTAGCACGTTGGCAAATATGTGCAGAATAATTACTCTAAAGGCCTGTTAGCAAACGTCTCATCTCACTTGTGGTGTCCCTCAAGGATCTATTTTTGATCCTCTGCTATTCATTTTGCACATGTTGCCTTTGGGGTCCATACTTAAAAATCTAACTGGCTCCATATTCTTGCTCTACTATTAGGAATCCGagtgtagtttttaaaatagctaTTTTGAGAATAGCAGATAAATGCAATTGTAAAATTAGGTTTTCACCCTCAAATCAGGGATGTTGCCGTGGTGAAGCCGTATCACTTTGtcaaaaaacctgcaaaaccTTATTCATGCTTTCATCACAGCTTAATTAGACTAATGTAATGCACCAAATCAGCAGTTCTCCAACTTTTTAATGCTGAACCTACAGAACGAGAGTGGTAGACTTGTAAGCCCAATAGGTGCTAATAACTTTATTAAACATGAGAATAATGACAACACAGACAATATTAACATCTGTTATATTATTTTAAGCATGCTGGTTTTAATCATTGCAGCCTTTGTGATGACAAAAAGTCATTAGATGATCTTTAGgaataaaattcaaatttaaaaatgatctcTGAGATCCACAGTGGGGTCCCCCCAAACCCCAGTTTTGGGAACCATGAGTCTATTCTGCATTATTTACAAACTGTACGCAACACAACAGCTTGTCTTTAGCTGGTACCAAATAAAGTGTGAATACATACTGCAGCCTTCGATGATTTACTGCCTGTTTTGagagttattttaaaagattttattgcttactttaaaaagttttataaaaggCCTGGTCTCATTTCATTCACATGTGATGTTCCCAGATTTGATCTTAAGAAGTAGTTCACCTCCTATCgataaaaagcatttaaatctCTGCTCAAGactctttttatcttttgatttGAATGCATTTGAATTGCATTAATCCATTTCACTTGTCTCCTTTTcttgccattttgttttgtatattacactttattgtttttgtctcttactgtgaagcgctttggtcaactccagttgtttttaataaaggaataaaactgaccaaaaaaacaaacaaaacgcaTTTATGGACGTTTTCCAACTTGTTACATAATCTTGGCTTTGCTAAATCTGCCCAAGgtggcaacaacaacaacaacacacacacgcagctcGTTGTTGTTTATGTCCCGTTCACAGTCACCCCCTCGCCCTCACACACGGTCCAACCTTGCACAGCTGCTGGCCCTGCGACAGCTCCTCGAAGGGGTACCGCTGGTTACACTTCGTGCAGGCGTACAGAGCCGACGTTGCCATTTCTCGCCCGCCTGGTTCCCGGAGCCAACCGAGCTAGCGGAGCGTCCAGCTGCAAAAACCCGAACGGATTAGCGAGCGCTGTTTTCTACCCGAGACGCttcttttatgtgtttgctaaactGAGAGCTAGgagcgcgcgcgcacacacacacactcacgtcCAGCGTTCGGCTAACGCCAGTTAGCTCGTAGCGCGAGGCTAAACAGAAATAGCTCAGCTGTAGGGAGCAGCCGAAGAAGAACAATAAACTCCACAAAGCTCGGAGGCGCTACGCTATTCAACCTTCCCGACTCAACATCGGTGTGTCGTCAATTCGCCGCTCGGGCAATCCTTCCGCTCCGACCAACTCTGTAAGGTTAAGTTTTTCGCTCGCTCTCGCCAAGAAATGTATTTTCCTGGTGTtttccgtctctctctctctttttgtgtgtgtgtgtcaacgCCGTTAGTCGTCATGTAACCGGAAGTGGCCGACGGCTCCCGAAGCAGGAAGGAAGCCTATCGCGACACGATATCCGTCCGCGGGATTCACATTTTGAAATGAGCAGAGCCAATCACAGCTCCGCGTTCATTCAACACGTTTTCACATCACGTTATGAAATAGTTATGTGCAGCTACAGTGTGTTAACATGTTTCCCCTCTTTACAGTTTCTTCTGTgcgtttttattttagcatctGAAGTAGTTCAACACTTTAAGTAGTTTTAACCATTCAGGAGATGGACGCTgtgtctttttatgtttgtaacttttcttcttcttaaaatCTCTTtgcaggggtctccacagcgagtcatcctctaactctgtcttctgtgtcctttgtcctcactccaactacctccatatCCTCTCTACCATCcaaatgtctcctctttgtctctttcctggcagctgcatctctaacatccttctaccaatacacccactgtccctcctctgcacatgtccaaaccatctcagtctggcctctctatctcccagtccttcaacctgtgctgtacctctgatgacctcattcctaatcctgtccatccttgtccctctcAAAGACAACCTTAACATCTTATGCTCTGCCATGTCCAGTTCAGTCTCCCGTCTTTCTGTCCGTCCCAGTGCCTCCATACCTCCAACCTTAacacttcctcctctgcatcatttCAGCCAGCTCTCAACCTCTGCCTGTCATTGTCTCTACGTTTAGAGCtgctcagtcctacactctcaacaatcctcttctccctctgtctcgtGGCACGTTTCCCTCCTTGTGGTCTTCGACTAACAGAAGCACAATTTGCACCAGTTAATGTAACCACAGACTTTTTAACTCGTGTTGTATTTCTCAAATATATTGACACAcagagttatttaaaaaataaagtctatTTATCgccattttcatttaatatttgaagaacaaaacattctttgcttttctgtcgattcattaaacagaaaactacagGAATGATCGCAAGATCTCGatcttcacagaaaaacaaaacaaaacaaacatttccccCAATTTATGCATCGACTGGGTCGACCAAGAAAAGTCAACAAATTAAGAACCTCTTTTGTTACGGTATTCTGAGATCCTTTGAATTAAACTTGTTGATAactaaaacacatcaaacattgCCCATTAAGGATTATCGAACGTTtgcaccttttttaaattttactcagaataaaaagacaaaactttgaCTACGTagtattattacttttattaaatagtttaatgcagtttgacatttaacAATACTGTTTGACAATGCAGTGTTTAAATTCAAATCTTAAAGAAAGGTGGTGCGTACAGCCTCATTTTAACTGTGTGGAAGTTTGTGATTTTAATAGTTGCACGTTTTAAAGGGAAACTAATGGGATATCAGTGGCAATGCAGAtgttaatgtaaaattaaaaccaagACACGTGGAGAAAGTACAAAACGTAGGAACAGTTAGTCTGTTATTGGGTTCAGGACGTGTAAAAAGCCACACTGTAAAATGGAACGGGTTAGTGTTCGAGCTGCAGTAGTTCAGTACCACACGGAGGCGTTCAGCTAACATTTCCAACATTAAATGTGAGAGGGTGTCTTTACACTCATGTAACAAACCGTGCTGAGGCCGAGTTGCATGTGTCATCAAAGAGTAAAAACACGCTGACAGTGTTTTTATCACCAACATTACAACCTGTGCACACCACTCCTGTGTTAGTCTCCCAATCATTCAAAAAAAGGCACAGATGTTAATTTTATCATTAGCTGCATTAAACCAAAAATGCCTaatctaagttgtaaaaactgtctacaaaaaatgttcacaaaaataaacttagtAAAGAACTACTGGTGCAGATattaattattgcttttttcagtttattacaTTTGACCTGGAATTatgtctgatttatttgttaCTAAGAAAGAGAAAGATGAGTTATAAACACGAGAGAGGACTATaagataataaataatgttaGCGTCTAAGAAAAAGTAAACCTACAAAACCAAATCAGTCAGTTAAAGAATGTAAATCACATCatgtgtttataaaataaaacagatatttgGTCACAACAGTCTAAAAGGTTTGATTAGTAAACTTTTGTCAATACaccctgtttgttttcaaattacATTACaataactttgtcttttttttagctacagATCAAACTATTTATTAACTCCCAAACTGTCCATTTGGTTTAGGCCCTGTCCACACGGAAAcgcagtttttccaaaacaaccTTTTGATGTATGGTTTCCAAGAATATCCTCGTAAACGCGGCACTGTTTCTATAAGTGTCTTTATCTGCACGGAAAACACCAAAAACGAACCAAAACGCTGCAGTAACTGTGCCGGGCCCGTAACGCTGCCCAAAATATACACCGAAAACAATAAACAAGGTGTGGAGAATCCATATGAAGCTTGAAATGTtgggtgcaaaatgtaaacacgacaaaaaaaaaaaaaaaaaaaaaaaaaaaaaaaaaaattagaagaaaGAGCCTTCAGGTTGTAAGTTAGATTAGACGTGGCATCGTCGCTTTGACCGTCTACACAAAAACGCAAGGGTGGCGTTTTAATCAAAGGGTGGCATTAAAATACCATTTTGTGGCTCCTAAAACGCTGTTTCCGTGTGGGTGCagggctgaaacaataaaaaaaacttttgcgtAATCGTTCCAACGTGGACGACCCCATAGTTTGCTTAAGCGTTTGCTGCACGATCCATGTTCATATGTTCTCTGCTGTAGTGCTTTCAAACGAATAAAGTGAGTGTTCCTATGAAGAATATAAAGcataaacatttacacatttagTATTATTTACCGcactataaagaaaaacactgattgTTGGTAGGCTGACAGACTACACGGCCCTCATATATTCTGTAGACGATTTGCGAGGAAAGCAAACAATACTCTGCTCATTTTTTGGCAGTGTGTAAACTAAAGAGGCAGCTTGTCTCACAGATCTTCTGTGTTCCAGGTGGGACCTTTATGCTTGCTGTTGCACGGCACCCTCTTCGCAGGCGGGAAGGCAGGACTGAGCGTCTGAGACAGTCACAAACATTAAGAGGTGTCAAACAAAGGTCTGCACTGGAGTGATGGAGCGCGTGGGTGAGCCTGCCCTCTCGGAGGAAGAGGAAACGGAGCGGTTCGTCACCTCCCGCTGCAACTCCTCCACTCTTTTCTGAAGCTCGGCGCGCTTCACTAACAGCTCCTTGTGGCGCTGGTGGAGAGGTTCCTTGCAGAGGACACGGAAAACAGCGACTTGTAAAGCTCGGTCCCCGTGAAGGTGGAAGACAGCGAGGACAACACAGCACAGCAGATTCTGCGACATACCTGAGGTTTCATGCGAGGGTTCCAGCGGATGTAGTAGCCAACCCAGAGCTCCAGGTGGCGTAAGCTGACAACAGGGAAGAGCACGTGGTTGGAGTAGTTCACATACAACGGATTGGTGAACTCCTCCAGCTGGCTGTTGATGAGGGACCACAGTGAGACTGTCCTCTTGGGGatctccttcaaaataaaagtttagacATCTTATATTAAGTTTGCAACAAATATTATGATTTATTACTTATTTTCTCTGAGCTTTATTTTATGGCACATACAGCTTAATTTACTTGAACTAGCATTGTTAGAAAAGATTACACATAAAAAACTccctaaaatgaattaaaactaaaGAGCCGTACTTCCTTCAGTCTTTGCTGTTCACTGTTACACAGGAATGTCCCAAACAGGCAGCTGTACAGGTGATCCAGGATGGTAACCAGGAAGTATTCGTTAAACtcaaaagctgcaggaaacttAAGGAAAAAACAACCTAATTATTATTATCCTTTGTTTTTACAAGTAACTTCCTCCAACACGTGTTGCTTACCTGGTGAGTCAACTGCCAAACACAgtcaataaactgaataaaaacaggtgaACGGTCTGCATCCGTGTGGTTTTTATCTCCATGACCAATacgctgggaaaaaaaaggaaagatgcTATCATAAATTAGAAAGGATCCGTGACCTAAAGCAGGATTTGTCTCAACTTTTTGTTTACCAGCTGGAAGCGATGACCAAAACTCAGCCACTCTTTCTCGAGCAGCACCTCAAAGCCCTGAATGGTGCGGTAGTAACCGTCCAGCATGAGCATGGACAAGGAGGTGAGCTGAGCTGTGCGGTCCCAGCCGTCGCTGCAGTGCACCACCACAGACGTTTTCCCGGACTCCACTTTGTCTGCGATCCTCAGCGCTCCTGCCAGGATCAGCTGCAGGCACGCCGCCCAGAAACGACCACGGCACGGTTGGAAAAATCCTCACTTTTGCATAAATCTTAAGACACGGGACACAAGGTGACACACTCACCTTGATGTGTTCGAGCCAGTGAGTAGACTCCAGATTGGAAAGCCAATGCGAGTCCTCGATATTGGGGTAAACGATCTCCTTCAGCTTGCGGAGCGACTCTCTCATCACATGGATATTGTGAATGTCCAAGAACACCAGCTCAGCGTTTTGATATGCATCCTCACTTTCATATCCGCCACCTTTCATCTGTGGAAAGAAGTGGGTGACGCATGTTTTCAGTTACTATCTGAAGTCTGTTTGCAGCCTCCTTAAGACaccaattaataaaaacaaacacagttgtatttaataattacagtaacaagaaaaagaaagtccacacTCGTAACTCCAGGGTTTTACCTATCCAGACATAAGAAATATCAGGATTTTTACAAGGtcttaaaatgaaaatctgttgtgtgtttttgtacacttaatCCTttcagaacctggtaaagaccagttCCTTTGTTTTATAACCTGATACGTAAAATccaagaactgaaagagggtggactttcttttttgctgtgactgtatttgttttttttaaaagaaaatttcaaaacaacCAGCCTTGTTTGCAGCAGCGTTGGTGCTGGGTCTGGcatcaaaaatgaaaagtttatgGGACTGAGCATTGGCGTCCATGATCGCCTGGAGGTACTTCTCGTCCTCTTTGCTGCGCTTCCCGTTCACCCCAACCATTGGCTGACTGCAGCGCGTTATTGTGGCCTGACTTTCCGGATGGATCCAAGACAACACCTAAACACAGAGCATAGGTGACGATAAGAACAGCCTACGGCCCAAGAGAGGATATTGATGCTGCAGAAAGTTACTCACAGGTATCCTCCCCTTTGCTCTGAAAGCTGCCACTCTCTTCAGCTCTTCGTCTGGTATGTTGACCGGTACAGCCAGAGTTGAAGGGTAGGTGTCGCATATCTCGTAGTGATCGTTTACTTTTGTTATCCTCCAGCTTTCATTGGGTATGCCCTTTGCAAAAAACAGGAGCAAATGCTGTAACCCGCTCCCTTTGACAAAGCATTTTTACTACTTCACCTTAACATACCAGTCTTTTGTACTCAGAGATGGCATCGTACACCTTCCAACCGTTTTCAGGAAAAACCTGCCCGTATTCAAAGGCAAAGATTTGCTacggagagaggaggagaaaggaaacagctgaaaaaatgtCTGTGAAAGGCTACAACGACGGCAACAGTGCGGCTGAGGGTCACTCACCAGCCCGTTTGAAACAGGAAAAGCAAATTTAATCAGAACTTCAAAAATGGACTTCCTGAGCGTGTCCTCAATTTGTTTGTGAGCAAATCGCAGATTACGCATATCCTGCAGAAAGGCAGAGCAGCAGGTCACGGTCAAACTCCGGCGGTAACAGCTGAATGCGAATATCGGTTCACAGCAGGAAAGTACAGGTGGGTAATAAGCTACCGTGAAATAGAGGTTATTTTTCAAAGGCTAGTTCTTAGTTTGTTCGAGAAGCTCCGCGTCACAGTCCATGTTTCCATTCTCTAGTTCTGACCGTGAAAAGCCAAGCAGGGGCAGATATCTGAGATCGTTTCACCGACTTACACACCTTGCACAGTATCCCGTAGGAAACATCGCGGGTCAAAGCGTTTCCAATCTTTTCCACGCGATTCACCACTCCGAGAGGCAAGTCGAGCAGAAACGCCGGTtcctggaaaacaacaacagatgaaCAAAATGCTTCCACAAAATATTTACCAGGCGAACCCCCCCCCTTGATATTACTCACACATACCCTGTCCATGGATTTGAAGAGCAGCCTGTAGTTGGTAACCATCACTGTTCCCCTCAGAGCTCCAGTGAAAGGACAGAAGTAGGTGATATCTTGGGCTGCAGAGACAATAAGTAGCATTTAATGTACACACATTGTCCTGATTACagcatagaaaaataaataaataaaaggtaaaattaccCATATCCTGCACATTTTCATTTGGAAGTAACTGTGGTTCTTCTTTGTCTGAATCTCTGAGCACCTTCTGgaaacatcagaaacaaaaacgtGAATCTGGCTCCTTAAGCCTTTAGACGTTCAGACAACACTACAGTAGATGTTGACATTCATCCAGTGGCGTACCTTGGCAGTGGCTTTGGGCTTCACCTGAGGGACACATAAATGAGGAGAGAGATGCACTTAGGCTTTCAAACCTTACTTTAATGAAGATGCAGAATATCGACGGATCGCACGCGAGCTACTAACCCTGAGCTCCGGAGAAAACTCCGCAGAGGTCGACACGGAGTCAGAGGACAAAGCGGACGGTGGTTTGGCCTGGGCAGAGCGGTCCGAGCGCGAGGTGGAATTGCTGGTGAcagattaaaaagataaaaaaaaaggtttcatcaCTGCTCAAAGGCAAACTATGACACAAagttattattataataaacagCTGagctgtaaaatacaaaaaatatcttCATCTTAAACTTACAAACTAACCCAGTAAAACATCTTGTATTTAACAGAACCAACcgtttttttagtttcttcctGTCATGGCTGTGCTCTATGGAGCCCAGTTACTGACCCAGTTTCTTTTGACTTTCTCATAAATCTCACTGCAGATGTCATATTATTCACTGCTCCCGGTGATGAAAGCATCAGCCGGCAGAGCAGTCAGGGATTACAGCGTTAGCCCATAGCTCTCCGCTATTTCAGCCTTGACACACACTTTCTCATTTTGTGATGCTTTGCTTCACTTATCATCAAGAATAAtatgtttttccacatttctaaTGCCTGAAAGCTTATGAAGACAGATCTCTGTTGCAAACAGGACGCTGGAACTCGGACACCCCTCCCCCCGATCTGTCAGAGCTGCTCATTGAGGACTTCCACGAGAAACGCAACACTTTCACATGTCAGTAAGGGTTCTGCCGTTGCACAATAATTCACAGAGGTTACGTTCCAAAGCGCGAGAACACACATCAGCACCACCTTCTCGTACGTCCGTGGACACGGGAACAGAGAATACACGAGAAACAGGCAGAATGACAGGAGGATCAGAGGTTAGAGAGGATAAATGTGGCGTCATAACGGAATACAAACTGttgatgtttatctttttaaaaaaaattaggctTTAAGGCAAAATTAGCTGTTAATTTAAACTAGCTGCTGGCCTTAAGTGTCTTTGAGTAAAACACTGAAACccccccagctgcagctgacgTACAGATGGGTGTATGAGTGATAACATAAAAGGTGCGGCGCTGTATAAAgagtgtaaaataaacaacaggatgtgagtgtgtgtgtgtgtgtgtgaatgagaaacactgcaaagcactttgcagaacctggagatgTTGTATAAATGTGGACCATTCTACCGTCTCAGCATCGTCAGGACATCAGTGACAATATATGTTAATTTTGCAGCAACTTGACCAATTCCTAGTCATAAAAATACCATGAAAATGAATACTATGGCAGACTATTTTGCTGTACCTCTTAATTGAacccgttttgtttttgttttattacacatttattattCTCTTGGACAAAGATAATGCATTTCCTTTATTAAACTTTCAGCACTACTTACAGGAGACATGTTCAAAACCTACACCAAAGCTATTCGTACCTTTTGTTTTCTGCGAATTATTCAACAGGATTTCAAAGAATAACAGGAAGGGATGGTTGAAACTATAGAAATTTgtattgtatttgtattttgtaataCTACGAATTAAATTCAGCTTAATGGTTTCCCTTATAATAACACTTCATTTTCCCCTCTCCTTTAGTggaaacatatttgttttagttgacagataaaaatcagagagagaaaacactgaagacaTTAATTATTTACATGTCAGAGAGATGTGTCAccttgtttgattttgtttagtttgtcagtttttgtcCACAGACATGTCACACTGACTGTAACCCTGAAACCACACAGGAACATCTGCATAAGCTACATTTACCATcggattttatttgtttttttatatattctcTTCATATTTTGTCACCTATCCACATGTTAACTTTAGGTAACGTGATAACTTAATATATcaacatatactgtataaaCTTTGTATCTGAATTGATGATATAAATCGACATTCTTTATATCTGATGCAGAAAAGTCCCAGTAAAAGTGCTACTTTACTGTCAATTAATAGGTGTTTGTCAGTTTgagacatttacaaaaaactaaa belongs to Kryptolebias marmoratus isolate JLee-2015 linkage group LG13, ASM164957v2, whole genome shotgun sequence and includes:
- the mtmr2 gene encoding myotubularin-related protein 2 translates to MEKSGSIDSLGSKPSSSRQPSVDSLSSNSTSRSDRSAQAKPPSALSSDSVSTSAEFSPELRVKPKATAKKVLRDSDKEEPQLLPNENVQDMAQDITYFCPFTGALRGTVMVTNYRLLFKSMDREPAFLLDLPLGVVNRVEKIGNALTRDVSYGILCKDMRNLRFAHKQIEDTLRKSIFEVLIKFAFPVSNGLQIFAFEYGQVFPENGWKVYDAISEYKRLGIPNESWRITKVNDHYEICDTYPSTLAVPVNIPDEELKRVAAFRAKGRIPVLSWIHPESQATITRCSQPMVGVNGKRSKEDEKYLQAIMDANAQSHKLFIFDARPSTNAAANKMKGGGYESEDAYQNAELVFLDIHNIHVMRESLRKLKEIVYPNIEDSHWLSNLESTHWLEHIKLILAGALRIADKVESGKTSVVVHCSDGWDRTAQLTSLSMLMLDGYYRTIQGFEVLLEKEWLSFGHRFQLRIGHGDKNHTDADRSPVFIQFIDCVWQLTHQFPAAFEFNEYFLVTILDHLYSCLFGTFLCNSEQQRLKEEIPKRTVSLWSLINSQLEEFTNPLYVNYSNHVLFPVVSLRHLELWVGYYIRWNPRMKPQEPLHQRHKELLVKRAELQKRVEELQREVTNRSVSSSSERAGSPTRSITPVQTFV